In Ciconia boyciana chromosome 3, ASM3463844v1, whole genome shotgun sequence, a genomic segment contains:
- the SERTAD4 gene encoding SERTA domain-containing protein 4, with translation MTLVLPMQRLGRPIAAEGAADLAAYRALWEPPCCGRPGPAAAPPPPPPPPAPPAPGPPAAGSHYRGISNPVTTSKITYFKRKYVEEEDFHPPLSSCTHKTISVFEERAHILYMSLEKLKFIDDPEVYLRRSVLINNLMKRIHGEIIMQNNWCFSACSFSGPSPQEWFVPQDCPYRKRLRMAKEEYEKLHTCCFYQECGSHYLNLPYSVNASTENTSSSSSSSSSSSSSSSSSPPPISLPSCSQQVDYDIGCASSYRSDDQIPANEIFITNARSHSNQEKAKFNDEKGGNEPERESVALNCEPVRGSHALECKGKFYDCFETGCNDKGNISESWKKSLRKKESLPSNKMCCSKGSKI, from the exons ATGACCCTGGTGCTGCCCATGCAGCGGCTGGGCCGCCCCATCGCCGCCGAGGGAGCCGCCGACCTCGCCGCCTACCGCGCCCTCTGGGAGCCGCCCTgctgcggccgccccggccccgccgccgccccgccgccgccgccgccgcccccggccccgccggcccccgggccccccgccgcAG GATCACATTACAGGGGAATTTCAAATCCTGTAACGACATCCAAGATCACatactttaaaaggaaatatgtgGAAGAAGAGGATTTTCATCCGCCACTCAGCAGCTGTACACATAAA acAATCTCCGTGTTTGAGGAGCGGGCCCATATTCTTTACATGTCTTtggaaaagctgaaattcaTCGATGATCCTGAAGTCTACCTGCGGAGATCTGTCCTCATCAACAATCTGATGAAGAGAATCCACGGAGAAATCATCATGCAGAACAACTGGTGCTTCTCGGCCTGCTCCTTCAGTGGCCCCTCGCCACAAGAGTGGTTTGTGCCTCAGGACTGTCCATACAGAAAACGTCTTCGGATGGCAAAGGAGGAGTACGAGAAGCTCCACACGTGCTGCTTCTATCAAGAGTGTGGCAGTCACTATTTAAATCTACCCTACTCTGTTAATGCTAGTACAGAAAAtacttcctcctcttcctcctcctcctcttcctcctcctcctcctcctcctcctcccccccccccatttctttGCCAAGCTGTTCCCAGCAGGTGGATTACGACATTGGCTGTGCCTCTTCTTACAGGAGCGATGACCAGATACCTGCTAATGAAATATTCATCACTAATGCCAGGTCTCACAGTAATcaggaaaaggcaaaatttaatGACGAGAAAGGAGGTAATGAACCTGAGCGGGAGAGCGTCGCCCTAAACTGTGAACCTGTCAGAGGCAGCCATGCTCTTGAATGTAAAGGCAAATTTTATGACTGTTTTGAGACTGGTTGTAATGACAAGGGCAACATAAGTGAATCTTGGAAAAAATCCTTAAGGAAAAAGGAGTCTTTACCAAGTAATAAAATGTGCTGCAGCAAAGGAAGTAAAATATGA